Proteins encoded within one genomic window of Nordella sp. HKS 07:
- a CDS encoding BMP family protein yields the protein MHKTRRDVLKIAAFGTLAAAVPFGAAEAAAIRIRGIYETPMEEPFVTQLHLAMTRIAKEAELDYKYSESVKAADFSRVLRQWCEEGVELIVGDAYGTEQICRRVARGYDKTAFTMGSAMGPTDPNFATFYGQNYEAAYLGGMLAAGLSKSGKIGVVAGIAVPTTYGLLNAYRAGAKEMKPDIALKAAYIGSMFDPPKAKEATIAMADQGIDVVFAERIGVIEAAAERQILAIGNMTDQSAINPAIVVSSVIWDPYPVIKAAVEAVKAGNFAAKDYSTLENIANGVNYLAPFGALADRVPAEVKAAIDAKSKDIAAGKFSVTYEESETKTD from the coding sequence ATGCACAAGACTCGGCGCGACGTCCTGAAGATTGCCGCTTTCGGCACTTTGGCGGCAGCGGTTCCCTTTGGCGCGGCCGAGGCTGCGGCGATCCGCATCCGCGGCATCTACGAGACGCCGATGGAGGAGCCCTTCGTCACCCAGCTTCACCTCGCCATGACCCGCATCGCCAAGGAAGCGGAGCTCGATTACAAATATTCGGAATCGGTGAAGGCCGCCGATTTCTCGCGCGTGCTCCGGCAATGGTGCGAGGAAGGGGTCGAACTGATCGTCGGCGATGCCTATGGCACCGAGCAGATCTGCCGCCGGGTGGCGCGCGGCTATGACAAGACCGCCTTCACCATGGGCTCGGCGATGGGACCGACGGACCCGAATTTCGCGACCTTCTACGGTCAGAACTACGAGGCCGCCTATCTCGGCGGCATGCTGGCCGCCGGCCTCTCCAAATCCGGCAAGATCGGCGTCGTCGCCGGCATCGCCGTGCCGACGACCTATGGCCTCCTCAACGCCTATCGCGCCGGCGCCAAGGAGATGAAGCCCGATATTGCGCTGAAAGCCGCCTATATCGGCTCCATGTTCGACCCGCCCAAGGCCAAGGAGGCGACCATCGCCATGGCCGACCAGGGTATCGATGTCGTCTTCGCCGAGCGCATCGGCGTGATCGAGGCAGCCGCCGAGCGCCAGATACTCGCCATCGGCAATATGACCGACCAGTCGGCGATCAATCCGGCGATTGTGGTCAGCAGCGTGATCTGGGATCCCTATCCGGTGATCAAGGCCGCGGTCGAGGCCGTCAAGGCCGGCAATTTCGCCGCCAAGGACTACAGCACGCTCGAGAACATCGCCAATGGCGTGAACTACCTCGCCCCCTTTGGCGCGCTTGCAGACAGGGTGCCGGCCGAGGTCAAGGCGGCGATCGACGCCAAGTCGAAGGATATCGCCGCCGGCAAGTTCTCTGTCACCTATGAAGAGAGCGAGACGAAGACCGATTGA
- a CDS encoding ABC transporter ATP-binding protein, with translation MPDGIPLLTLSGITKRFGEVVANRVVDFALKPGEVVGLLGENGAGKTTLMNIAFGLYRPDAGTFVVAGRPATIGSTADAIALGIGMVHQHTHVVARHTVLDNLMVGLAGRHGLLDRRAALTRLADIDAAYGLHIAPDRLVGDLAVGEKQRLDIIRALFRKARILILDEPTSVLTPQETEGLFAAITALKADGVGIVFISHKLNEVRAITDRVVVMRRGAVVANAANDGTLTNAGLAVLMCGHEPERITRKPNETGAARLEMSGLRLGKAAPAIDLKIHGGEIVGIAGVSGNGQVRFAETIAGVQTAADGAILIDGKAMPSGSPRKMQEAGLAYIPEDRLGAGLVGALPVTENMILSRFGAEPFARYGWLDGRAMAAFVEKQIVAYDIRPPDPSLPIGLLSGGNQQKAIVARELAFQPKVLIIAQPTRGLDVTAIAFVHRELMRLRAEGRAILLISDDLDEIFQLSDRIAVMYENAIVCDMPVERATVAGIGLAMNGGAVEMPA, from the coding sequence ATGCCTGACGGCATTCCGCTTCTGACCCTTTCCGGCATCACCAAACGCTTCGGCGAGGTGGTGGCGAACCGCGTTGTCGACTTCGCCCTCAAACCGGGCGAGGTCGTCGGCCTGCTCGGCGAGAACGGCGCCGGCAAAACCACATTGATGAATATCGCCTTCGGCCTCTATCGCCCCGATGCCGGCACGTTTGTCGTCGCCGGCAGGCCGGCCACCATCGGCTCGACGGCGGACGCGATCGCGCTCGGCATCGGCATGGTGCATCAGCACACGCATGTGGTGGCGCGTCATACGGTGCTCGACAATCTGATGGTGGGCCTTGCTGGCCGCCACGGGCTGCTCGACCGCCGGGCGGCGCTGACGCGCCTCGCCGATATCGACGCCGCCTATGGCCTCCATATCGCGCCCGATCGCCTCGTCGGCGATCTCGCGGTCGGTGAAAAACAGCGCCTCGACATCATCCGCGCTTTGTTCCGCAAGGCGCGCATCCTCATCCTCGACGAGCCGACCTCGGTCCTGACACCGCAGGAGACCGAAGGTCTCTTTGCCGCCATAACAGCGCTCAAGGCCGACGGCGTCGGCATCGTCTTCATCAGCCACAAGCTCAACGAGGTGCGCGCCATCACCGACCGGGTTGTGGTCATGCGCCGGGGTGCGGTGGTGGCGAATGCCGCTAATGACGGCACGCTCACCAATGCCGGCCTCGCCGTACTTATGTGCGGACACGAGCCGGAACGCATCACCCGCAAGCCGAATGAAACGGGAGCGGCACGGCTGGAAATGTCGGGACTTCGCCTCGGCAAGGCGGCGCCTGCGATCGATCTCAAGATTCATGGCGGCGAGATCGTCGGCATTGCCGGTGTCTCCGGTAACGGCCAGGTGCGCTTCGCCGAAACCATCGCCGGTGTCCAGACGGCCGCCGACGGCGCGATCCTGATCGACGGCAAGGCCATGCCTTCCGGATCACCGCGCAAGATGCAGGAGGCGGGGCTCGCCTATATCCCTGAGGACCGTCTCGGCGCCGGTCTCGTCGGCGCACTTCCGGTCACCGAGAACATGATCCTGTCGCGCTTCGGTGCTGAACCCTTCGCGCGTTATGGCTGGCTCGACGGCCGGGCCATGGCGGCCTTCGTCGAAAAGCAGATCGTGGCCTATGACATACGTCCCCCCGATCCGAGCCTTCCCATCGGCCTGCTCTCCGGCGGCAATCAGCAAAAAGCGATCGTCGCACGCGAGCTCGCCTTCCAGCCGAAGGTGCTAATCATTGCGCAACCGACGCGTGGCCTCGACGTGACGGCCATCGCCTTCGTCCACCGCGAGCTCATGCGGCTGCGCGCCGAGGGCCGTGCCATATTGCTGATCTCCGATGATCTCGACGAGATCTTCCAACTCTCCGACCGCATCGCGGTCATGTATGAAAACGCGATCGTCTGCGACATGCCGGTCGAGCGGGCGACGGTCGCCGGCATCGGCCTTGCGATGAATGGCGGCGCCGTGGAAATGCCGGCATGA
- a CDS encoding ABC transporter permease, which translates to MRIMLEKRAPSRWREVLMPFAAIAASIALCGLLIIIAGANPLRAFAIMGEAAFGGKFAITETLARAAPIILTGLAALVALRTRFWNIGGEGQLLVGAMAAAWIGARADLPVPLLVPAMIAGAALAGAALAAIPGLLKTRLKVDEVVSTLRLNFIVMYLMMALLSGPWKDPVTGWTDSPDILMDAEFPVFWAGTRLHLGVLVAVIAVIAVGIILKRTSFGLAMKVVGENPKAAHHAGLNVGRVTLFAVLLSGALAGLAGAGEVGGTQFQVIASISPGFGYAGLVVAMLARLTAVGIIPSALFLAALTTGADEMSRQTGVPFFIADAVQGLSLIAVLVAMTLARYRIRLRPAPQRETAT; encoded by the coding sequence ATGAGGATCATGCTCGAAAAGCGCGCCCCCTCGCGCTGGCGCGAAGTGCTCATGCCCTTCGCGGCGATCGCCGCGAGCATCGCTCTGTGCGGCCTACTCATCATCATCGCCGGCGCCAATCCGTTGCGGGCTTTCGCCATCATGGGCGAGGCGGCCTTCGGTGGCAAATTCGCCATCACCGAGACGCTTGCGAGAGCCGCGCCGATCATCCTCACTGGCCTCGCCGCTCTGGTGGCGTTGCGCACCCGCTTCTGGAATATCGGCGGCGAGGGCCAGTTGCTGGTCGGCGCCATGGCGGCCGCCTGGATCGGCGCGCGCGCGGATCTGCCGGTGCCGCTTCTCGTTCCGGCGATGATCGCCGGCGCCGCGCTCGCGGGAGCAGCACTTGCCGCCATTCCGGGCCTGCTCAAGACACGGCTGAAGGTCGACGAGGTGGTGAGCACGCTGAGGCTCAATTTCATCGTCATGTATTTGATGATGGCGCTGCTTTCGGGCCCCTGGAAGGATCCGGTGACCGGCTGGACCGACAGCCCCGATATTCTCATGGATGCCGAATTCCCGGTCTTCTGGGCCGGCACGCGGCTGCATCTGGGTGTCCTCGTTGCCGTTATCGCCGTCATCGCCGTCGGCATCATCCTGAAGCGCACGTCCTTCGGCCTCGCCATGAAGGTGGTGGGCGAGAATCCCAAGGCCGCCCATCACGCCGGTCTCAATGTCGGACGCGTCACGCTCTTCGCTGTGCTTCTGTCCGGCGCGCTGGCCGGGCTTGCCGGCGCCGGCGAAGTCGGCGGCACCCAGTTCCAGGTGATCGCCTCGATCTCGCCCGGTTTCGGCTATGCCGGCCTGGTAGTGGCCATGCTCGCCAGGCTCACGGCCGTCGGCATTATTCCTTCCGCCCTCTTCCTCGCAGCGCTCACCACCGGCGCGGATGAAATGTCGCGCCAGACCGGCGTTCCCTTCTTCATCGCCGATGCGGTGCAGGGCCTGTCGCTCATCGCCGTGCTCGTGGCGATGACCCTGGCGCGCTACCGGATCAGGCTGCGCCCGGCGCCCCAGCGCGAGACCGCCACATGA
- a CDS encoding ABC transporter permease, with translation MSMLDIILDIGFFAAAIRLAVPLLLGTLSELVSERSGVLNLGIEGMMLTGALAGFATAHATGSLWLGVLAALVLGALVGAIMAVLVVILRLDQTVAGLGVTMAATGLVFYSYRLGFGESTTPPAITPFSTIPIPLLSDIPVIGPIVFNQYALTYIAYLLVPALAFFMFRTPAGLALRTVGENPRTAAGVGIDPIKVRILALMAAGALAGLAGAYLNLAAFGSFTFGIISGRGWICLALVVLGRWNPLACAGAALLFGAVDAFQLRLQTSGAFDLPYQLFLALPYVATLIVVIINTRFAAAPAALMEPYDPEKR, from the coding sequence ATGAGCATGCTCGACATCATCCTCGATATCGGTTTCTTCGCAGCTGCCATCAGGCTCGCGGTGCCGCTTCTTCTTGGCACGCTGAGCGAACTCGTCTCTGAGCGCTCGGGCGTTCTCAATCTCGGCATCGAGGGCATGATGCTGACGGGCGCGCTTGCGGGTTTCGCCACCGCCCATGCGACGGGATCTCTGTGGCTGGGCGTGCTTGCCGCTTTGGTTCTCGGCGCCCTTGTCGGCGCGATCATGGCGGTGCTCGTCGTCATCCTCAGGCTCGATCAGACGGTCGCAGGGCTCGGGGTCACCATGGCCGCGACGGGTCTCGTCTTCTACAGCTACCGGCTGGGCTTCGGCGAATCGACGACGCCGCCCGCCATCACGCCCTTCTCGACCATTCCGATCCCGCTTCTGTCGGACATTCCCGTCATCGGGCCGATTGTCTTCAACCAGTATGCGCTGACCTATATCGCCTATCTGCTCGTGCCAGCCCTGGCCTTCTTCATGTTCCGCACGCCCGCAGGGCTTGCTCTGCGCACCGTGGGCGAGAACCCGCGCACTGCGGCGGGCGTCGGCATCGATCCGATCAAGGTGCGCATTCTGGCCCTGATGGCGGCGGGCGCGCTCGCCGGCCTCGCCGGCGCCTATCTCAATCTCGCGGCCTTCGGCTCCTTCACCTTCGGCATCATATCGGGACGCGGCTGGATCTGTCTGGCGCTTGTGGTGCTTGGACGCTGGAATCCGCTCGCCTGCGCCGGCGCGGCCTTGCTCTTCGGCGCCGTCGATGCCTTCCAGCTCAGGCTTCAGACCAGCGGCGCCTTCGACCTGCCCTATCAGCTCTTCCTGGCCCTGCCCTATGTGGCCACACTGATCGTGGTGATCATCAATACGCGCTTCGCGGCGGCTCCCGCCGCGCTGATGGAGCCGTATGATCCGGAGAAGCGATAG
- a CDS encoding nucleoside deaminase, with amino-acid sequence MRSDTEYLRLAVEIATESRASGNHPFGALLVGPEGDVLLSSGNTYARDRGVGHAEANVARAAARQYDPTFLERCTLVTSVEPCCMCAGACYWAGIGTLVYGLSERRLAELTGDNPENLTLDLSCHQVFAAGRRPVAIRGPFPELEDEIVNDHKDFW; translated from the coding sequence ATGAGGAGCGATACCGAATATCTACGTCTCGCCGTGGAGATCGCCACCGAGAGCCGGGCCAGTGGCAATCATCCCTTCGGGGCGCTTTTGGTCGGGCCGGAGGGCGACGTGCTCCTTTCGTCGGGCAACACCTACGCGCGAGATCGCGGCGTTGGCCACGCAGAGGCAAATGTGGCCCGCGCGGCCGCGCGGCAATACGATCCGACCTTTCTCGAGCGATGCACGCTGGTGACCTCGGTCGAGCCGTGCTGCATGTGCGCCGGAGCCTGTTACTGGGCTGGCATCGGCACCCTGGTCTACGGACTCAGCGAAAGACGGTTGGCCGAGCTGACGGGAGACAACCCCGAGAATCTGACCCTCGATCTGAGCTGTCACCAAGTGTTCGCCGCCGGACGGCGCCCCGTAGCGATCCGTGGCCCATTCCCTGAACTCGAAGACGAGATCGTAAACGACCACAAGGATTTCTGGTGA